ACTCGAATCGTCCAAAGGTGGCGACAGTTGTTTGATGTTTTGGTAACGGTTATTGTCGATATTGGTCGATAACAAGATCGTTAACCATTACATTTTATGATTCCTCTTTGTAGCAGCGAAAAAATATGACTTCCTCACCTTCGTCCAGTACCAGTTCCGCATACGCTAGTACTGACGATGTTCGTCAGTACTACAGTAACGATAAACGAAATTTCGTTGGTTCGGACGATGTCGGAACAACTCGGCTATTGCGTTCATATTCACCTCGTCGTAGCAAAGCGGGAAGATTCTTCGCGACACTGCGAATCGACAAGTGAGTTTTGCGCAGGTCTTGTGCATTCAAACAAAAGAATTGCGTGTcacaatttgtttaaaattaagcctaatatttttcgtttctgttttatataaattttgcaaaagGTAGGTGAACTAGGTATTAAGTAGTTTATGCAGATGAGCATggaatatgtatacatacttaTTTGAAAAATCTGTAACTGTTAATTTTTAAATCAACCTGTTAACCGAGTCATCCCTTCACCAACAAGTTTTTATTGTAGgccaaaaataataaagaactataaaattaaaagataatgaaGAAGAATCAATTTCAATTAGTTTAATTTTGGTCTTTGCAAATAAATATCTGTTAATCTTTGTAAATATAATGTACGCGTAAAAATCAAgtgatacatttaaaaaatagaggATCTATGAGTAATAAAGTTATATCCAAGAAATAATAGGTCCGAATGACGAGATAATTTGTCTTTTCTAAATAAcaggttaaaatattctatatgtaCATGTAGATTTCTAGATTAGCAACAGAGAGCACTCTACATATAACCTTCGTAATGAATCTGCTTTCACTATGCTGATTCATTTATAGATACCTTTAATCGATATCCTATATATTCATGCTATAAATAATATGTGTGTCATACATTACTGCAAAAATTGtagtatatttcatattatgcaTAAATAATTCACAGAAATTGCTTGCgttacagaattttttaaaagaaacaatCTACCAATTTACAATTCACCTATTGACAGCCACTTACAGTCACCGATTATTTTGTGCTACCGGCAACTAAAATGCAAAGAAGCAGCATAAAAAGTTATAGAATACCTTGAcattttgtattataaattttctataaaatttataaatataaatgaaaataaaaaattattttaacacctatctttaaaataattaaaatcgattttaatttttgtatttaattaaaattaaaagttttaaacgtagcatatttttttaaatttctctttataaaattgttaatagcTATCACGGGAAAGTATAAATAATGATTAACAAAATTCAGTGAAACGtattaaaaattagtaaaattgataaaactgAACATTTATAAGATTAATAAAACcacaaaaatttatatgtattacataGTAAGTATAAAATATCACGAATCGTCTagataatattcttttaaaataaatttatttaagattaattaaattgcgaaaaatatttttattatttatttattccataaATTCATATCAAACATATGGTTTTTCCATTTCCTATGTTAAGTTCATttggttatttattattttcagatCCTATATTAATGCGAAAAATACTATAATAGCAGGGATAATATTAGCCACAGTAATTCTTACAATAATAGCAATCTGCAGTGTTTATGGAGCCAGTAGGGACGTAGAAATTCAAGAAAACGAAGATGTACCACCGGATCCGGAAATACTATTACCTCCGTCATGgagcaaattaaaaatttttaaacgtGGTGCCGTTTGTGCAGATGCTGCACTATGTGCTAACATTGGCaagtatgtaaaattatattgctATTATATGGGGCATTTAGAGCAAAAGTAGACTAGACCACATTTTTTCTGAATGTGAGCTTTTAAGTGATTTATTCCAATAAACAGTATTAATCATATAAAAgtggaaaaattcaattttttccaaattGAAGTCAGATAACAACGAAATCACTTATTGCACTGAATATCTTATgtcaacatttattttatatcgcgAATTACTCAGTTTGTTGAATATAAAGATTAGTTTACTTTTGCTCTCAatactttaaattaaattactataTTTGTGGATCTTTATACACTCATGGGAAATTTTAAGGTACACAATGTAGATAGTAGACAaaggtatataaaatatcaaaagtgtaatattcattatatctggTGAAAAAAATCTTCGCGTAGGTTTCATTTCTTTAGTTGtgctcataaaaatataaatttgcataaacatccgcagcctGTGCATTATGTCTTAAAATATAcgattgaattattaaataaatgtatcatgtttCCGTAGATCAATTCTAGAAAAAAATGGCTCTGCAGTGGATGCAACCATAGCTGCAATGATTTGCAATGGTCTCGTGAATATGCAAAGTATGGGTATTGGGGGCGGATTTTTTATGACAATTTACGATAAAGCCTCCAAGCGTGCATACACGTTAACCGCAAGAGATCGTGCTCCGTTAGCTGCAAACGCTACTATGTATCAAGGGAAGCCCAAAGAGGCGACATTGTACGGTAAAGCTTCCACTTCCTATGTTTTTAATGAATAAGTAAAAAGCTATGAAATCTGTATGTTCACGAATTCCATTAGGTCCATTGACTATCGCTGTTCCTGGGGAATTGGCAGGGTATTGGGAAGTTCATCAACGTTTCGGTAAATTACCATGGGTTGACTTATTCAGGCCCTCGATCGAACTGTGCGAAGAAGGATATAATTTGACAAAAGTTCAACACGATGGATTCAGATATaatgcaaaaaatattttaaaggatCGCGTATTAAAGTAATAATTCGAAAAACGTATTATAACTTTCATAATCAATTACCTATAAGCTTCAAGATAGATAGAAAACACTAGATTTTTTCCATTTCAGGGAATTATTTGTAGATCCAAAGACGAACGACTTTTATAAACCAGGTTCAATTATTAGGCCCAAAGTATTTTGCAAAACTTTACGAGTAATCGCAGAGAAGGGAGCCTCAGAATTGTACAATGGGACATTGGGTAAACTTTTAGTACAAGATTTACAAGAAAGAGGGGCAATAATAACAATGAAAGATTTGAACAATTACAGGTATTTATCATTAAAGTacttagaaaaatacaaattatcgACCATTGagcttttaattgaaattatctcTAGAGCAACATGGGATGAACCACTTGAGTCGAGTCTCTCCAATGGAATGAAACTTTTTACAGTCGGTTTACCCGCTAGTGGAGCACTTCTCACCtacattttgcatatttttgatAGATTTAATTTTACACCTGATAGTTTAGCTGATTTTAACAAAACCGCACTTACGTATCATCGAATGATAGAGACGTTTAAATATGCGTACGCGATGAGAAACGATATGGCTGATAAAGAATTCGTCGATATGGAAGAAGTGAGTAAATGACGTAATTTAATGAACAATTTTCTGTTATTCCAGTAGTTTATCAGAGATCTATAGATATACTGATACTCTATCAGTCAAATTTCTTAAAAGAGATGCGCATTAGATTTAAAAACATCGTATAAAAATAACCGCATAACTTTTCATTGTAATTCTACTTGTTTAAGTTAACAAACAACCTAATGTCGAAGACTCGCGCACAAGAAACACAAATGATGATAAATGATTATAAAACGTGGGATGACCCAGCGCATTATGGAGCGCGCATGTTGAGCAGCGCAAAGGATCAAGGAACTGCTCATGTTTCAGTATTAGCGCCAAATGGGGACGCAGTCTCAGCTACTAGTAGTATCAATTTCTAGTacgtttattttttaaacattaataAACTTCCAGAtggaaattttcattaattgcAAGGCTTTCTGGAGAAAAAGCTCATAAGATACAGCAGTGAATTGAGTAATTTGAGTTGGTAGTTCTagtttttcaatattattatgtttgaaTTAATTATGATTGATAATAGTTCTTAAATAGttcttactttatttttttaattaataataataattcaactaTTTTACTATGTAAACAAGCTCTTTTGTAAAAGGctcaattatttttatagttaatacacaaacaaatttaataactaaTTTTAATACCAAACTTGATATTCAACGTGTCACTTTTTAatagataaattaaataattgccTTTTATATCAGTTTTGGAAGCGGAGTAGCTAGCGAAAGTACTggaatattattgaataatggGATGAATGATTTTGGTATACCGTCAGCAATTAATTACTTCGGTATTCCACCTAGTCCGAACAATAATATCGCTCCTGGAAAAAGGCCTTTGTCATCTATGGTACCTTCGATCCTTGTCGATGAAAATGATGATGTAAGAATGGTCGTTGGTGCATCTGGTGGTACTAGGATCACCACGACAGTTGCTCAGGTTAACAtttatcaatttaatattttatcggaCATTTCGTAAACATCGCATAAAAATTGTGTTAACATAAAGTTAATCCAGTGAATGTGTTATTTCTCAACTTTCCTATGTTTAGATAATGGCTAAGATTATATGGATGAATCAAACAGTGAAGGAAGCAGTGGATGCTCCTAGGATACATCATCAGTTGATCCCGCCAAACGTGTCATACGAGTATGGTGTACCAAAGCAAATAATTGATGAGTTGAAAAAGATTGGCCACAAGACTGCTCGTTACAGAATTCGTGGTAGCGTAGCTTGCATCATTTACACTAAGAACAATACAGTATACGGGAATGCGGACTTCCGGAAAGAAGGAGACGTGTATGGAGTCGATTAAATTCTTCCTAATTAAAATCAATGATCATTGGTGAACCTActaatatacagatatataaataaattgctgAACTGTTCTGGCGACTGATCGCAATAAGTGTTGTTCAAGTTCCCACGGTATTAAACTCTTCAACGTTTAATCGCCAAAATATATGAAAGAGAAACTTCCCATGATAATATTTGTTATGTGATGTTTTCTCTACGCTGAATTGTGCGAAATTAAAGTTCTTCGATAATTTTGCacacattattttttaatatcattttcttcttcttattattattatttttttttaattacatttcgaTCTAGTTTAATCGCCAAAATATATGAAAGAGAAACTTCCCATGATAATATTTGTTATGTGATGTTTTCTCTACGCTGAATTGTGCGAAATTAAAGTTCTTCAATAATTTTGCacacattattttttaatatcatttttttcttcttattattatttttttttttttaattacatttcgaTCTAGTTTAATCGCCAAAATATATGAAAGAGAAACTTCCCATGATAATATTTGTTATGTGATGTTTTCTCTACGCTGAATTGTGCGAAATTAAAGTTCTTCAATAATTTTGCacacattattttttaatatcattttcttcttattattattattatttttttttaattacatttcgatctagtttaatttatgaaatatgctACATGAATGTTCAaagtatctttttatatatttaacgtAATCGCGATCTAATTGTGCTTATTGATTCAATGAATAATCACAATATAGGAAGTTTGTAGTAAACTCTTATTCTATCGAATTAGATTCTACATAGTACTATCGATCCATGCAGGAATACGGGGTGTTCTACTATTAAGCAAcgacaataaatttaataatttcgtaGACTGCGATCCTTCCCAGTTAAAAATATCACGTAGTGAAATCAACCTGAATTCAAACATACTCTTGGaagttatttcaatttttctttatattttacatcAGTATGTGTTctaaaattttcgaaaaacaTCCATCCCATACATATTCCAGTCTTTGATTAATTACTTCTTGTAATATATCCGATGCATTACAATTCGTTTTAATACATATAAGTATTTTAGAAGCGAAAGTTACATCCAATTACGttgctgatatataaataatgagTCATTAATCTgtacattattacataaatacattttttatatttacaaaatttatagaTCATTCAGCTTACATATGTTAATTATTCTAGAAATGtttttgtgaaatttatttcatatattgtatatttctgatattgcccgttataaaatttttgtttagaaAGTTTTTGTAATAAAGGATTAATTATAATATCAGTGTCTAGATATATACTTttgtaaaaagaataattataataatactgaAGTATATCTAAATTTGTTTAAagtattcaataatattattaactcatagaaagtaattttcaacctaattcgaaaatttctaaaaaaaataataaagatttaaaataataaaaatatttcaactaaaTAAGACGTCTGCTTTTATGCGCAGAAtgaacgtataatgttaaatatttatatcgtagaTGTCGTTAATCTATATGTAACGAACTCAAGACTCGGCGATGGAATAAACGactacatacatattttttttcaatatttctagcTGTGTACTGAAGTAACAAGTTCAGATCGATTAACGGGATTTCATACGTATGCGACATCCTTTCAATGGACTATATTTTCACGAAGTCGATAGTTTCTGGTAGCTTCGATTGATCTTTTATTTAACATACTGCGAGCAAAATGTGGATGCAATAGAAAACATTCGTATTTCCTTTTATCGTTACAAATTAACATAAAAGTTGaatttacttcaaatattttacttcaAAGCGATGGTTGAATCATTTTTTTATTGACAACTTTGAAAGACACACTATATTTCTGAGTTGaatcataataataatcgtCATAATAATCGTCGATAAGGTGAAACAAAGTTTAAAAGCCATTGTAAATCCTACtgtatgaatttataaaattcctctGACTCCATGATCCTTATCTTTTTCCttgttttttttagaaaaacagAATGCCTCTTATGTACTTCAATATAatgaatattcttttttaacAAAAAGGAATTAATTTGTAGTGCATGATAAGTAATTAAGATTAGAAGAAATGTGTTTCATGACAATCGTAAATAAATACAGAtgtgtaaatatatgtaattgcGTTGCGAGACACGTGTGTTGAAAATGCGGGACGTAGATACATGCACAGATACACTGTTATAAGACGTATACGTatcacatatatacatgtatatttttacatgttGGGCAAAATTGGCAAGTAATAATCAAATGGGTTGATAATTCGTACGTCTATATTTGAACCTCGTTATCAATCGGATTCGAGATACATATACGTACAAGTACAGTTAACCTGAAATGTTCTCAACATAGATACTCTACTGCGTATTTTTCACCTTATCATTTTAACTTACATCAGACTCTTACAAGGCAGCATACAAAATATACTTAATATCAACTCCTTTACCACGCCCCATGCAAACATTTTTGTATTACTCTTTTTGCTTACTTCTCTTGAGATATATCAGCGAACGATAAATACAGAATTTTGTGGAACGACATTTCGCTTACAATGGTTCAAAGACTCCTAGAAGTTAATGTAACAAGCTGCCGATTGCGCATGCGTAATAGATCAACGTGCTATTTGTTGCCAAACATAGGAAGGATTGTTTCATAACAGAGATTTGGTACAGAAATCCAGTGCTTATTAATATCTGCTACGTAAAAAAGCATTTTTTTAAAAGTAGCACATAATGTCAAATCTATTGAAACTCAGAACAATGTCTGAGAAAGTACATATAAAATTACTGTTGAATATATTATTCAGTTGCCAAGCTAAGATGATACACTATCAGGGCTGTCTATATTACACTATAAAATTAcgtattttaaatttgtttataaatttttaatgaacaATGTTAGATGACATtaatttttgaaagatttgcTTCAGATTATACATATACCATGATTCgcatatataacgatattcattCTTGAAATACATACGTAAAAGACGTAAGAAATTCAAAACAATATAAAGTTGTTTGTTTAACAAATAGATAATGAAACTTTTTTTGATGACagctaattttttttattaatttctgcaATCAGTAATACAGAGAACATTAAGTGTTTTctagaaatttcaaattctaataTGCATGTTTTGTTCTTGAAATGTTACTTATACGTTTTTCAATAtattaggaaatttaaaatatccTTTAAACTGGATGATAGTTGTTCTACAATACAAAATATGCAGATAAGAGAGGGATTTATCTCATTAAAACAATTGTTATACCAGGCATTGGATATACTAGAGACATTACTGAGTACTGCGCCTGCGCAGTAATTCTTGTGTAGCCTATATAACTAAGTAAACTGCGTCCAAATAATTCAAAGTAAACCTGCAAGAGGTACAGGAAGAGAGATTTTTTGACTGCGTTtacgctattgttatttttctaaaGCATTTGGAAACCAAGAACTATGTCTGACTACTACGTTGACGAATACGAACACTTCAACTACGATTACGACAAGCATATTTTTACCGGTCACAGTGGAAAACAGCGAAGCAAACGCGAGGCTCTTGCACATACAAATCATTTCGATCCGTGCGGCCATTCCAGAAAGATTCTCACCAAATTGATGAATTCTGAACACAACAAACGGAATGTTGGAAAGACCAAAGCATAAAGAGTAAGTAAAAATTTTTCACTTAATTATgacataatttataatatcatatatttgTTTGATTATGTTATTGATTCGAGTGCTGCCGGAATGGTCCGCAACCTTGGCCCAGTTTTTGTGTTTATACATACTCTTGTTTCTTTACCTTCGTGCAATTTTAAGTCGCAAAAGCGCATATTTTTTGGTCCAATTAAAACTCGGTGAAAGTTAAAATTCTTTCGCGTTTCGTTGCATGTTATAATAGTTTGCAAATATTGTtgttttgtgattttgtatCGCTGCGCAATATCTCAGAGATGACTCACTTCTTATTTAAACACATGCTTTTTGTTTTTTGTGATAATAAATACGTATATGAATGAAGAATgtacgtataaggatataaagtacatattttttcttaaagCCTTGAAGAATagtttttatttgtaaatatttctttagtattaaaataattttttagtaatcattcatatttttaataatttaattattatttatttcagagACTCAGGGTTGCTGTCCAATTTTTGGAGAAAGTATTTGTCAATTCCAACAGATTGAAGTGTTTTGAACACCCTTGAATACAATAAACGattctttcatttcctttatTCTTAGTAATGCATTTAGTCACTGAACATAAATGCTCACTTAGGCTAAGATAATTAGTACTTACTACAAATATGTATTTCATAATCATTATTCTTATTCATGTTATGTTGTAACTTAtaaggtatatatgtataactatcTTCTAGACTACTCGATCCAGAACTACCTGAACCTGGATTTCTCTTGATAGATTaagaagataaataatatttgtattggATTCACACACTATACAAATTTTTTAGGTACAGTGCATCTAGttataaatgtttcatttcaTTGGTATTGAAACACAGTTGCTCAatttagaaattagaaatttattttactatgCGAAAACATTTTATTCAATGTGAATATGGaagaaattttcatttgcatttGTTTTCTAAGATATTGTAagttaaatttttgttatattcgAAAGAGCAATTTTGAGTTCACTAGGAAGTTGAAGTATTAGATAAAAAAGGTGACTGTACAATTTtggtgaataataaaatttatatttattgaaaagaaACATTTTAGTATTAATTCAAATCTATGACCTATACCCATACTAAACATTAACATAAACATTGCAAATAGGTGTCAAATGTACATTATGTTTTGTATTAACGATTTGAAAGATGGATGTAAAgaaaatttccttttttatatgtatatcaattattaatatgtatatatctatatatgtattatacaattAACCATGTACGAATCacacaatataatatattttttattttgtacaaatgcactttttgtaaaaatatttgagaaatatattaataacttcCACACTATTTTTCAATACAAGTATTCTTGTTTCATTGAGAAATGAATTATATTAACTTAAACTCATTAAATTCTAATTCTTGTCTTAAAATGCCAGTTAATATAAATTCTGTCGACTGAACGGTAACAGTTTTAGGTGCTTTTGCCAGAAATTTCTTTGCATCTGCTAAGTCCTCTTTGGGAGAGATAATCACTGATTGTTGAGGCCATAACTTCGGTGGTGGTCGAAACAAGGCTTTACCGCCGCATGAAATGATTATATCtgtaaaaaaacattttttaaagtataaagAACCAAGATATATATGTTAAATACAATACACGTCTATAAATTATTAGTTTTAAAACATACTTTTTAATTCTAGTGGTGGCGGCGCAGTGTTCGGTGTTAAGACAAGTGTGTATCCCTTTAAAAGTTTAtgttcttttgctttttctaAGCTCTTTCCTAATTTAAAGCGGAATTTAGCTTCAGCAGCAAGGTCTTTCAATatgtaattttctaattctatGAAATGACCAACTTTTTCACTGTTAATCAACCAATCGACTGACACTATTGGTACAGGTAGTGCTAAAGCACATAAAAATTTAACAGTTCTTCGAACTTTGTCTGTAACTAGTACAGTGCACTTTGTCGGATCCTCGACTTGAGAGGCACCTATAAAGAAAAGGGACATTAATTATGACTATGATTAGTTTTAATAGTAATTCTTCTGCAAACAAATCGGATACATACCCAACTTTGTTAACAATTTACTATAATCGTTACTTGAAATACCCGTAAATAAGATTTTATGCTTTATTTTGAATGGTGATTGTGTTGCAAATGAAGAAGACATGCTTCTACGTGTTCTATTGGGAGTTGAAAGTACTGATGTAGTTTCGATACTGGAATTAGTTTCTGAAGTAGGCGTCTCTTCTATGAAATCTTCTTTCTGTCGCTTGTTTTTAGTCTTTCCTGTCGTCTGTTTTTGCTGTTTCTTTCTGAAATTATTCCTTTTATTCGCACTGTTATTCGAAGTAGTTTGATTTGCGAGCATTTCTGCGCTTTCTTCTAGGGAAGAATCCGCAATTGATTGCTGACTTCGAGTTGATCTAATCGATAGTTtgctatttctttttgtttctttagtaGATTCATTTACCGTAGTACTAAttatacttgaaatatttttggaaaCCTTCGCTCGTTTGCTCCTTAATGTAGGCACTTCAAAATATGCGTTATCAGATTCGGATAAAATGGAAGAGGTACTGCTGATTTCCGTGTTATCTACATCCGTATTAATATCTGTATTTCCACGTTTCCTAGTATTTTTCGTTTTGGTACTTGTATTTCTATCCgtatcttcctttctttctgtaTCTGAGccatttctatttctattttgtttTTTGAGCGCACTGTTCATGATCATTTCTATCTCTTGGGATTCTTCACCAATTTGAGAACTAATGTCGTCCGCTACAAGCTCAGTCTTTCTTGTCGTCTTTCGACTCGGATTTTTTCGTGTTCCTACATTTTTGGTAGTTCTATAATTTTCGTTACTCGATATACTTGAAACAATACTGTCAGATGTTTGAATGTCACAAATGACATTTGTACGCCGATTTTGTCTGATTTTACAATTGTTATCGCTTTCATCCACCAGTTCAGTTGGAGTACTTGATATCGACCCTGTTGGAGTAGACAGAGAAATTCTTTGGACTTTTACTATTGCTTGTTTATCTAAACTTGTTTCATTTGACATTCTATTGTTAGAACCATTTATACTGTTTGATGAATTCTTTTTATCAACATTTGCGGAATTGTCTTTATCATCTATTGTAATCTTCTttctactactattactaataGGCTTATCTTCATTAACATCATTCTTGCGCTTTTTCGAAGTATTACTATCAATTGCATCTGTTATGCTGAGTGATCTTTTTCTAAAGTGTGACGTGTTTGATACATTTTTTCTCGGAAGTTCAGCGGGTGCTATTTCAACCAGTACTTCCTTTTCCacctgaaaaacagacgaacgATCAGTATTCTCTTTGCTAGAATTACGAGTTCTTCTGTTATTCGAAATAGGAGGACTTTGTTTCGCTTTTTCTTGCGAGTGAATAGAGGTTACCGATTTTAATTCTACCAAGGAATCGCTTTCATTAGATTTACATAAATTCTTTGTCTTTTTTATCAATCTTTTGGATTTTCTGCTTGTCCCTTTTTCACCATGTTTGCAAACAGGTATCTTATTAATATCGAAATTGTTTGTATATGAATTTGAAGAACTTTCCGAAATAGTACTAGAATTTGGCTCGCTAATAGTATGATAAGACATAGTGTTTTCCACGTTTCTACAACTAGACGTTCTTCGCGACGATTTTCGTAaagcttctttctttcttgggGCAATTTTTACAGATGTTTGTCTTCCCCAGTTATGATTgatatttattctatattcaGAAGATGTTGATATTGGACTTCCTGGATTCGATAAAGTACCTGAAATGTTAACTTCAGGTAAACCAGCTAATATATCTTCATCGTCGCTTTGTAGTGCTTTAGAGGTTTGTTGAAATTGCTCACAATCGATTGATGTACTCGATGCTTGATCATCTATATTCTTTGAATTCGATTTACTCTTACCGTTTTTAGATATATCAGTTTCTTCTTGAATCATTTTAGCTATGTTTGATGTTTttgatttcttttctcttaatGATATTGATGTTGATGGATCTTTAATTGTAGACTTAAGTGTTGATGAATCTGCAGATACAGATTTTGAAGTTAGTGGGTTTTTAGATATGGATTTAGGTGTTGATGAATTAGTAGGTATAGCGTTCGATA
This DNA window, taken from Bombus terrestris chromosome 3, iyBomTerr1.2, whole genome shotgun sequence, encodes the following:
- the LOC100642281 gene encoding mediator of DNA damage checkpoint protein 1 isoform X1; amino-acid sequence: MDILATQIYEDYDSTPTQKISYSSQQSKIVIGVLCIDSKTFQIKGGITQIGRHPDCNVVLNNPTVSKKHAEIEANCQGTESWICDLNSSNKTKLNNTILRSNRCYELKNEDVLEFGTVRAIFKTCHSMEDSLVPETPAANLQKTQQMIIPGTPDSSFDNSSTVGNVSVIPATQGKEERSVFRYPTLPSKTATNSTQKNNIQNTSIDAQDNSQNFDVEEKQNVGGSRISIYDMETQNSSFNFHDETDVDIDDIDTQKICISRSIKNLTKSVQKQKVDMHDIQTQAEVSEEVTDIHDIETQHDINIQDMKISKKINTHNLKTRDNRDSEKLEATTIEKEGNLTNEVRSNVNDTVVQEDKGKESTSNPNNTDKDESQNKKLPGIEKSLQNRLEEIETSEDETSELEMSRNLLGPKELEDFIEDDDLSDEVKSKSPTLIKTSCVNNNSDVNNESTDNKNIFEAVTQVNKSDEDAFRSLSERKYTFQASLVSDDSDNEVVFQRYSYKDSQENKKSSNDRVSDSEDSITDEEGRFTEIAVKMKQAVEFSQLNRSKEIKNSANSSKESDDLFDMLTQPVKRKDENSSPKSNEKPKDNKYESEVDSNNPTQAINKKEMKNNMEINDEIRTKELDDTPTQILSTNKSSLRETSCTISTGNNKKSDKEDITEIDDNTPNQIINTKEKPLDVSNNEPPSVLNVTDRCSIEDIDYEMACTQPINEIGKQKSVSSISNKRKNESNFEALARANLDDSVERNLKAMFADIKEERIEEQLEISTQVLEHVLESSDCENISPTQNHKSNMDSNLSTDKKTMKLSISNAIPTNSSTPKSISKNPLTSKSVSADSSTLKSTIKDPSTSISLREKKSKTSNIAKMIQEETDISKNGKSKSNSKNIDDQASSTSIDCEQFQQTSKALQSDDEDILAGLPEVNISGTLSNPGSPISTSSEYRININHNWGRQTSVKIAPRKKEALRKSSRRTSSCRNVENTMSYHTISEPNSSTISESSSNSYTNNFDINKIPVCKHGEKGTSRKSKRLIKKTKNLCKSNESDSLVELKSVTSIHSQEKAKQSPPISNNRRTRNSSKENTDRSSVFQVEKEVLVEIAPAELPRKNVSNTSHFRKRSLSITDAIDSNTSKKRKNDVNEDKPISNSSRKKITIDDKDNSANVDKKNSSNSINGSNNRMSNETSLDKQAIVKVQRISLSTPTGSISSTPTELVDESDNNCKIRQNRRTNVICDIQTSDSIVSSISSNENYRTTKNVGTRKNPSRKTTRKTELVADDISSQIGEESQEIEMIMNSALKKQNRNRNGSDTERKEDTDRNTSTKTKNTRKRGNTDINTDVDNTEISSTSSILSESDNAYFEVPTLRSKRAKVSKNISSIISTTVNESTKETKRNSKLSIRSTRSQQSIADSSLEESAEMLANQTTSNNSANKRNNFRKKQQKQTTGKTKNKRQKEDFIEETPTSETNSSIETTSVLSTPNRTRRSMSSSFATQSPFKIKHKILFTGISSNDYSKLLTKLGASQVEDPTKCTVLVTDKVRRTVKFLCALALPVPIVSVDWLINSEKVGHFIELENYILKDLAAEAKFRFKLGKSLEKAKEHKLLKGYTLVLTPNTAPPPLELKNIIISCGGKALFRPPPKLWPQQSVIISPKEDLADAKKFLAKAPKTVTVQSTEFILTGILRQELEFNEFKLI